A DNA window from Deinococcus sedimenti contains the following coding sequences:
- a CDS encoding glycerol-3-phosphate acyltransferase, with translation MPDLPAPLPPALTLLVTVAAFLLGSLVSGVLYSRARGADIRDRDLPGGSGTWRQFGRGAAVLVTVGDILKGVLAALLARALVPQGGEALAALVTGAVVAGHCYPAFFGFRGGGGIAPLLGALLVFTPGVLLALLLTAAVVIPTYKATLQARVKLNAVPFTTAVAVPVGLLVGALTGGFWPLLAGGAVMAVRAAHLLRLERA, from the coding sequence ATGCCTGACCTGCCTGCCCCGCTGCCGCCCGCACTCACGCTGCTCGTGACGGTGGCGGCGTTCCTGCTGGGGTCGCTGGTCAGTGGCGTGCTGTACTCGCGGGCGCGGGGCGCGGACATCCGTGACCGGGACCTGCCGGGCGGGAGCGGCACGTGGCGGCAGTTCGGGCGGGGCGCAGCGGTGCTGGTCACGGTGGGTGACATCCTCAAGGGCGTGCTGGCGGCCCTGCTGGCCCGCGCGCTCGTTCCGCAGGGCGGGGAGGCGCTGGCGGCCCTAGTGACGGGCGCGGTCGTGGCCGGGCACTGCTACCCCGCGTTCTTCGGCTTCCGGGGCGGCGGGGGCATCGCTCCGCTGCTGGGGGCGCTGCTGGTGTTCACGCCGGGCGTGCTGCTGGCGCTGCTGCTGACCGCGGCGGTCGTGATTCCCACCTACAAGGCCACCCTGCAGGCCCGGGTCAAACTGAACGCGGTGCCGTTCACGACGGCGGTCGCGGTGCCCGTGGGCCTGCTGGTGGGCGCCCTGACCGGCGGCTTCTGGCCGCTGCTGGCGGGTGGCGCGGTCATGGCGGTGCGGGCCGCGCACCTGCTGCGCCTGGAGCGCGCGTGA
- a CDS encoding HesA/MoeB/ThiF family protein: MPGPLTRPELRRYSRALLVPEWLDAGAQDRLKAAHVLVVGAGGLGSPVIASLAGAGVGTLTVADDDHVDVSNLHRQTLYATPDVGRAKAELAAARAQTINPHVQVRVAPRVTPGTLPALLDGVTLVVDATDNFETRYLIADTCAAQGREWIWGAASGTTGMVSVFGPHAGLRDVFPDPGDDLSCDEAGVLGPVPALTGQLMALEALKVLGGVGEPLRGRLWTFDALSGRARTLTLRAPDRPRADPR, from the coding sequence ATGCCCGGCCCGCTGACCCGCCCGGAACTGCGCCGCTACTCGCGGGCGCTTCTGGTCCCCGAATGGCTGGACGCCGGCGCGCAGGACCGCCTGAAGGCCGCGCACGTGCTCGTGGTCGGCGCCGGAGGCCTGGGCAGCCCGGTCATCGCCAGTCTGGCCGGGGCGGGCGTCGGCACCCTGACGGTTGCGGATGACGACCACGTGGACGTCAGCAACCTGCACCGCCAGACGCTGTACGCCACGCCCGACGTGGGCCGCGCCAAGGCAGAACTGGCCGCCGCGCGCGCCCAGACCATCAATCCCCACGTGCAGGTGCGGGTCGCGCCGCGCGTCACGCCAGGCACCCTGCCCGCGCTGCTGGACGGCGTGACCCTCGTCGTGGACGCCACCGACAACTTCGAGACGCGGTACCTGATCGCCGACACCTGCGCCGCGCAGGGCCGCGAATGGATCTGGGGCGCGGCCAGCGGCACCACGGGCATGGTCAGCGTGTTCGGCCCCCACGCGGGCCTGCGCGACGTGTTCCCCGACCCCGGCGACGACCTCAGCTGCGACGAGGCCGGCGTGCTCGGCCCGGTCCCCGCCCTGACCGGGCAGCTCATGGCGCTGGAGGCCCTGAAGGTCCTGGGCGGTGTGGGCGAGCCGCTGCGCGGACGCCTGTGGACGTTCGACGCTCTGAGCGGCCGCGCGCGGACCCTCACGCTGCGGGCCCCTGACCGGCCGCGCGCGGACCCGCGGTAA
- a CDS encoding HU family DNA-binding protein, with protein MAKSTKPAAKKPAPARKGAAKPAPKAEAGKIAKTQIIDMVADKTSLNKKQAGDAVATVIDCIVEALRGGSSVGMPGLGTLSVTQTAARTGVRPGTSERITIPAGKKVRFKVATTLKGTL; from the coding sequence ATGGCCAAGAGCACCAAGCCCGCCGCGAAGAAACCCGCCCCCGCCAGGAAAGGCGCGGCGAAACCCGCCCCGAAAGCCGAGGCCGGGAAGATCGCCAAGACCCAGATCATCGACATGGTCGCCGACAAGACCAGCCTGAACAAGAAACAGGCCGGGGACGCCGTCGCCACCGTCATCGACTGCATCGTCGAGGCCCTGCGCGGCGGCAGCAGCGTCGGCATGCCCGGCCTGGGCACCCTGAGCGTCACGCAGACCGCCGCCCGCACCGGCGTCAGGCCCGGCACCAGCGAGCGCATCACCATTCCCGCCGGGAAGAAGGTGCGCTTCAAGGTCGCCACGACCCTCAAGGGCACCCTCTAA
- a CDS encoding Crp/Fnr family transcriptional regulator, producing MILPDALRVSPLLRHAAPGTLAQLAALAAPVDLRRGTFLWHCGDPVSTAFILLQGEVHLTRPQAGGRSLSVPVNAAGHLLGLRDVLGQAATFAEDAVGSAPRSQLLALPGASLRQWTLRDPRLADSALTLLAAQTRSAEARLDLLSTPVHARLIGYLLARGPHVLPTNSALAAQLGTVPELVSRHLGDLYRQGLITLRRREVVALEEAQLRRRLPG from the coding sequence GTGATCCTCCCGGACGCCCTGCGAGTCTCGCCGCTGCTGCGTCATGCGGCGCCCGGAACGCTGGCGCAGCTGGCGGCGCTGGCCGCGCCGGTGGACCTGCGCCGGGGGACGTTTCTGTGGCACTGCGGCGACCCGGTGAGCACCGCGTTCATCCTGCTTCAGGGTGAAGTGCATCTCACGCGCCCCCAGGCAGGCGGGCGCAGCCTCAGCGTCCCCGTGAACGCGGCCGGGCACCTGCTGGGCCTCCGGGACGTCCTGGGGCAGGCGGCCACGTTCGCGGAGGACGCCGTGGGCAGCGCTCCGCGCAGTCAGCTGCTGGCACTCCCCGGCGCGTCCCTGCGCCAGTGGACGCTGCGTGACCCGCGTCTGGCGGACTCGGCCCTGACCCTGCTGGCCGCGCAGACCCGCAGCGCCGAGGCCCGCCTGGACCTGCTGAGCACGCCGGTGCACGCCCGGCTGATCGGGTACCTGCTGGCGCGCGGGCCGCACGTCCTGCCGACCAACTCGGCGCTGGCCGCGCAGCTGGGCACGGTGCCGGAACTCGTCAGCCGCCACCTGGGGGATCTGTACCGGCAGGGGCTCATCACCCTGCGCCGCCGGGAAGTGGTGGCGCTGGAGGAGGCGCAGTTGCGCCGCCGCCTGCCCGGTTAG
- a CDS encoding indolepyruvate ferredoxin oxidoreductase subunit alpha, with translation MSDAITSRCAGVRDGACLDVCPMACIHDAGDQFVIHPDECIDCGACAVVCPAQAIVEGREAPGALAYARTALGLTP, from the coding sequence ATGAGTGACGCGATCACCTCCCGCTGCGCGGGCGTCCGCGACGGCGCCTGCCTGGACGTCTGCCCCATGGCCTGCATTCACGACGCGGGGGATCAGTTCGTGATTCACCCGGACGAGTGCATCGACTGCGGCGCCTGCGCGGTCGTCTGCCCCGCGCAGGCCATCGTGGAGGGCCGCGAGGCGCCCGGCGCGCTGGCGTACGCCCGGACCGCGCTCGGCCTGACGCCCTGA
- a CDS encoding DoxX family protein has product MTSGSSASTRRAAARLLLGGLMTLAGVGHLTAQRQEFQAQVPTWLPVNKDAVVLGSGVAEIALGAAMLSGVQRRRVGLALAAFFVAIFPGNVSQYVSRQSAFGLDSDRKRLARLFFQPVLVAWALWSTGALRRDRPAD; this is encoded by the coding sequence ATGACCTCCGGATCTTCTGCTTCAACCCGCCGCGCCGCGGCGCGCCTGCTGCTGGGCGGGCTGATGACCCTGGCCGGCGTGGGCCACCTGACGGCGCAGCGGCAGGAATTTCAGGCGCAGGTGCCCACCTGGCTGCCGGTGAACAAGGACGCCGTGGTGCTGGGGTCCGGCGTGGCCGAGATCGCGCTGGGCGCAGCGATGCTCTCCGGCGTGCAGCGCCGCAGGGTGGGGCTGGCGCTGGCGGCGTTCTTCGTGGCGATCTTCCCGGGGAACGTGTCGCAGTACGTGTCGCGGCAGAGTGCCTTCGGGCTGGACAGCGACCGCAAGCGGCTGGCGCGGCTGTTCTTCCAGCCGGTGCTGGTCGCGTGGGCGCTGTGGAGTACCGGCGCGCTGCGGCGGGACCGCCCCGCAGATTAA
- a CDS encoding putative bifunctional diguanylate cyclase/phosphodiesterase, which yields MLTRLTAAIASATQPGGAGLAEAVLSITDTLVVVLDPQGRVVRFNAAAEALSGYSFEELRGQVLWPFVLPEPEVEGVVATFEALTAGDFPNRYENHWRTREGHLRYILWSNTALLDARGRVALVVATGVDVTRERDERRARQESEDRFRVLFERSADGVVLIDPNDPQVPWRIVDCNEAFCRMNGYERHELVGQSIDLLHPYPMMVEDGPDLLAWIREEQQVHGEGSHLHRDGSVFPIESASSLVSVGGREMILGQDRDIRDRKRTEEQLRLLAAQLAHDSQHDALTGLPNRTLMLDRLQMELRRLARDERALAVISINLDGFRRVNDTLGHAVGDAVLREVAQRLQEDVRPSDTVARLGGDEFVVLLPDVGGRSEAAGVARRLQGVLAAPFHVDGTPVTVRCSMGVAVSPPDSSLPANLLRQADLAMTQAKREGKNSVQFFRKSMDAAVHGQLHLENRLRHALQDGGLHLHYQPQVDTATGALLGFEALVRWTDQQLGLVSPARFVPLAEEAGLIGDLGAWVLDEACRQAAAWSLRVPVAVNVSALEVAQEDFTQRVHDTLRRHGLDGGQLKLEITERLTVQDLQRAARQLAQVQALGVQLSLDDFGTGQSSVSTLLQLPLNELKLDRSLITGIAESPIEQRVVGALIGLGRSLNLTVIVEGVETPEQMQALRNLGCGAVQGYLTGRPGPASMWTPHLTAGAPLDVAAAGLGGEGGALLN from the coding sequence ATGTTGACCCGCCTGACTGCCGCGATCGCGTCTGCGACTCAGCCCGGTGGGGCGGGACTGGCCGAAGCGGTCCTGAGCATCACGGACACCCTGGTGGTGGTCCTGGACCCACAGGGGCGCGTGGTGAGGTTCAACGCGGCGGCCGAGGCGCTGTCCGGCTACAGCTTCGAGGAGCTGCGCGGGCAGGTGCTGTGGCCGTTCGTGCTGCCGGAACCCGAGGTCGAGGGCGTCGTGGCGACCTTCGAGGCGCTGACCGCCGGGGACTTCCCGAACCGCTACGAGAACCACTGGCGCACCCGTGAGGGCCACCTGCGGTACATCCTGTGGTCGAACACGGCGCTGCTGGACGCACGCGGCCGGGTGGCCCTGGTCGTGGCGACCGGCGTGGACGTCACGCGGGAACGCGACGAGCGCCGCGCCCGGCAGGAAAGCGAGGACCGGTTCCGGGTGCTGTTCGAACGGTCCGCGGACGGCGTCGTGCTGATCGACCCGAACGACCCCCAGGTGCCGTGGCGGATCGTCGACTGCAACGAGGCGTTCTGCCGCATGAACGGCTACGAACGCCACGAACTGGTCGGGCAGTCCATCGATCTGCTGCACCCGTACCCCATGATGGTCGAGGACGGCCCGGACCTGCTCGCCTGGATCCGCGAGGAGCAGCAGGTGCACGGCGAGGGCTCCCACCTGCACCGGGACGGCTCGGTGTTCCCCATCGAGAGTGCCAGCAGCCTGGTCAGCGTCGGGGGGCGCGAGATGATCCTGGGGCAGGACCGCGACATCCGCGACCGCAAGCGCACCGAGGAGCAGCTGAGGCTGCTGGCGGCCCAGCTGGCGCACGACTCGCAGCATGACGCGCTGACCGGACTGCCCAACCGCACGCTGATGCTCGACCGGCTGCAGATGGAACTGCGCCGCCTGGCCCGTGACGAGCGGGCGCTGGCGGTCATCTCGATCAACCTCGACGGGTTTCGCCGCGTGAACGACACGCTGGGTCACGCGGTGGGAGACGCCGTGCTGCGCGAAGTCGCTCAGCGTCTTCAGGAGGACGTGCGGCCCTCGGACACCGTGGCGCGCCTGGGCGGGGACGAGTTCGTGGTGCTGCTGCCCGATGTCGGCGGGCGCTCTGAGGCGGCGGGCGTGGCACGCCGCCTGCAGGGCGTGCTGGCCGCGCCGTTCCACGTGGACGGCACGCCGGTGACCGTGCGGTGCAGCATGGGCGTGGCGGTCAGCCCGCCGGACAGCAGCCTCCCGGCGAACCTGCTGCGGCAGGCGGATCTGGCCATGACCCAGGCCAAGCGGGAAGGCAAGAACAGCGTGCAGTTCTTCCGGAAGTCCATGGACGCCGCGGTGCACGGCCAGCTGCACCTGGAAAACCGGCTGCGGCACGCACTGCAGGACGGGGGTCTGCACCTGCACTACCAGCCGCAGGTGGACACCGCGACGGGCGCTCTGCTGGGCTTCGAGGCGCTGGTGCGCTGGACGGATCAGCAGCTGGGTCTGGTGTCCCCGGCGCGGTTCGTGCCGCTGGCGGAGGAGGCCGGGCTGATCGGCGACCTGGGGGCCTGGGTGCTGGACGAAGCGTGCCGTCAGGCGGCCGCGTGGAGCCTGCGGGTGCCGGTCGCGGTGAACGTCTCGGCGCTGGAGGTCGCGCAGGAGGACTTCACGCAGCGCGTTCACGACACGCTGCGCCGTCACGGCCTGGACGGCGGTCAGCTGAAACTGGAGATCACCGAGCGCCTGACGGTGCAGGACCTGCAGCGGGCGGCGCGGCAGCTGGCGCAGGTGCAGGCGCTGGGCGTGCAGCTGTCGCTGGATGACTTCGGGACGGGGCAGTCGTCGGTCAGTACGCTGCTGCAGCTGCCGCTGAACGAACTGAAACTGGACCGCTCACTGATCACGGGCATCGCGGAGTCCCCCATCGAGCAGCGGGTGGTGGGCGCCCTGATCGGCCTGGGCCGCAGTCTCAACCTGACCGTGATCGTCGAGGGCGTGGAGACCCCCGAGCAGATGCAGGCGCTGCGGAACCTGGGGTGCGGCGCCGTGCAGGGGTACCTGACGGGACGCCCGGGCCCGGCGAGCATGTGGACCCCGCACCTGACGGCCGGGGCGCCGCTCGACGTCGCGGCGGCCGGACTGGGCGGCGAGGGCGGCGCCCTGCTGAACTGA
- the pth gene encoding aminoacyl-tRNA hydrolase, with amino-acid sequence MKIIVGLGNPGAQYAQTRHNVGWLVLDELARRAGASWRKEGRDAEVAEVRLGSGVGAKVLLVRPLTFMNASGKAVAPLMSFYKLGGESLLVLQDDLDSPFGLLRVRMGGRHGGQNGVRDIIRLLGHEAFARVKVGISRPPAGWEVPDWVLSRWRDEEKADLAELVRLAANAAEVWATSGLAEAQGQFNGTDLRPKPPAPAKPPKPAADGEAVPVGRTPQDNPLTSAHTGGRVEKTEEG; translated from the coding sequence GTGAAGATCATCGTGGGCCTGGGCAATCCGGGCGCGCAGTACGCACAGACGCGGCACAACGTGGGCTGGCTGGTGCTGGACGAACTGGCCCGCCGCGCCGGGGCGTCCTGGCGCAAGGAGGGCAGGGACGCCGAGGTCGCCGAGGTCCGTCTGGGCTCTGGGGTGGGCGCGAAGGTGCTGCTGGTGCGGCCCCTGACGTTCATGAACGCGTCCGGGAAGGCGGTGGCGCCGCTGATGTCGTTCTACAAGCTGGGCGGCGAGTCGCTGCTGGTGCTGCAGGACGACCTGGACAGTCCGTTCGGGCTGCTGCGCGTGCGGATGGGCGGGCGGCACGGTGGGCAGAACGGCGTGCGGGACATCATCCGGCTGCTGGGGCACGAGGCCTTCGCGCGGGTGAAGGTCGGGATCTCGCGCCCACCGGCGGGCTGGGAGGTGCCGGACTGGGTGCTGAGCCGCTGGCGTGACGAGGAGAAGGCCGATCTGGCGGAACTCGTGCGCCTGGCGGCGAACGCCGCCGAGGTCTGGGCTACGTCCGGGCTGGCGGAGGCGCAGGGGCAGTTCAACGGAACGGACCTGCGCCCGAAACCGCCCGCCCCGGCTAAACCTCCGAAACCTGCCGCGGACGGAGAGGCCGTCCCGGTTGGGCGAACCCCGCAGGACAATCCTTTAACGTCGGCGCATACTGGCGGGCGTGTCGAAAAAACAGAAGAAGGCTGA
- a CDS encoding M42 family metallopeptidase: MSKKQKKADAAPAPSTVTDLRLDLLMRLSDLPGVPGQEDAVRDLVLAELDGLVDEVRVDALGNVIARRAPRVKKGEVAERVMISAHMDEIGFLVRFIDDRGYLRVQALGGFDTRNLFARNVTVHARGGALPGIMTPGGKPVHIATPEERKKIPEVKEFIIDLGLNAEEVRAQVRIGDMVTLDQTARQVGRLVCGKAMDDRASVFLLLETLRALRDAPPRHELIAVFSTQEEVGLRGAITAAYGVQPTVGIGLDVTLAVDTPGVGPDEAVTTMGQGIGIKVFDSSMISHRPLVDQFWDLAQERGIPAQLEVLALGGTDGAAIQRSREGVPTLTLSLPTRYIHTIVEAVHVDDLRAGVNLLVAYLR, translated from the coding sequence GTGTCGAAAAAACAGAAGAAGGCTGACGCGGCCCCCGCCCCGTCCACCGTGACGGACCTGCGCCTGGACCTCCTGATGCGCCTGTCGGACCTGCCGGGCGTCCCCGGGCAGGAGGACGCCGTGCGCGACCTCGTGCTGGCCGAACTGGACGGCCTGGTCGACGAGGTCCGCGTGGACGCCCTGGGGAACGTCATCGCCCGCCGCGCGCCCCGCGTGAAGAAGGGCGAGGTGGCCGAGCGCGTGATGATCAGCGCGCACATGGACGAGATCGGCTTCCTGGTGCGCTTCATCGACGACCGCGGGTACCTGCGCGTGCAGGCGCTGGGCGGGTTCGATACCCGCAATCTCTTCGCGCGGAACGTCACGGTCCACGCGCGCGGCGGGGCGCTGCCGGGCATCATGACGCCCGGCGGGAAACCCGTGCACATCGCGACTCCCGAGGAACGCAAGAAGATCCCCGAGGTGAAGGAGTTCATCATCGACCTGGGCCTGAATGCCGAGGAGGTCCGCGCGCAGGTGCGCATCGGCGACATGGTCACCCTGGACCAGACGGCCCGGCAGGTCGGGCGGCTGGTGTGCGGCAAGGCCATGGACGACCGCGCCAGCGTGTTCCTGCTCCTGGAGACCCTGCGCGCCCTACGGGACGCCCCGCCCCGGCACGAACTGATCGCCGTGTTCAGCACCCAGGAGGAGGTCGGCCTGCGCGGCGCGATCACCGCCGCGTACGGCGTGCAACCCACCGTCGGCATCGGACTGGACGTCACCCTGGCCGTCGATACGCCCGGCGTCGGCCCGGATGAGGCCGTGACCACCATGGGGCAGGGCATCGGCATCAAGGTGTTCGACTCCAGCATGATCTCGCACCGCCCGCTGGTCGATCAGTTCTGGGATCTGGCGCAGGAGCGCGGCATTCCCGCGCAGCTGGAGGTCCTGGCGCTCGGTGGCACGGACGGCGCGGCCATCCAGCGCAGCCGCGAGGGCGTACCCACCCTGACCCTCAGCCTCCCCACCCGCTACATCCACACCATCGTGGAAGCCGTGCACGTGGACGACCTGCGCGCCGGCGTGAACCTGCTGGTCGCCTACCTGCGCTGA
- a CDS encoding DUF4126 domain-containing protein — MELLSGLLSSLGLSGAAGLNAFIPLLLVGLLSRADIIQLNAPFDLLANPWVLLGVAVVGALDFVGDKIPGVDHVLHVAGGVVNAAAGAVLFAAQSGVADVPPALSMALGLIVAGGVQATRTAVRPVATATTAGLGNPVVSSVEDGTSLLLSALAVFAPLLAALLLVVIVVGVYRFWSARRSRRLI; from the coding sequence ATGGAACTCCTGTCCGGTCTGCTGTCGTCGCTGGGTCTGTCGGGTGCGGCGGGCCTGAACGCGTTCATTCCGCTGCTGCTGGTGGGGCTGCTGTCCCGCGCGGACATCATTCAGCTGAACGCGCCGTTCGACCTGCTGGCGAACCCGTGGGTGCTGCTGGGCGTGGCGGTGGTCGGCGCGCTGGATTTCGTGGGGGACAAGATTCCGGGGGTGGATCACGTGCTGCACGTGGCGGGTGGGGTGGTGAACGCGGCGGCGGGCGCGGTGCTGTTCGCGGCGCAGTCGGGCGTGGCGGACGTGCCTCCGGCGCTGAGCATGGCGCTGGGTCTGATCGTGGCGGGGGGGGTGCAGGCGACCCGCACGGCGGTGCGGCCGGTGGCGACGGCCACGACGGCGGGGCTGGGGAACCCGGTGGTCAGTTCGGTGGAGGACGGCACGAGTCTGCTGCTCAGTGCGCTGGCGGTGTTCGCGCCTCTGCTGGCCGCCCTGCTGCTGGTCGTGATCGTGGTCGGTGTGTACCGTTTCTGGTCGGCGCGACGTTCCCGGCGGCTGATCTAG
- a CDS encoding P-II family nitrogen regulator: protein MKLVTAVIRPERVQQVKEALFQAGISGITLGRVSGHGGEQEIVEHYRGTRVMVEFRDKVEVRMAVSEPFVQAAIDAICHGARTGEVGDGKIFVQPLEQVVRIRTGERDNAALTPVTETRLTPTGVNP from the coding sequence ATGAAACTGGTCACGGCTGTCATCAGGCCCGAACGGGTCCAGCAGGTCAAGGAAGCCCTCTTCCAGGCGGGCATCAGCGGCATCACCCTCGGACGCGTCAGCGGGCACGGGGGCGAGCAGGAAATCGTGGAGCACTACCGCGGCACCCGCGTGATGGTCGAGTTCCGCGACAAGGTCGAGGTCCGCATGGCCGTCAGCGAACCCTTCGTGCAGGCTGCCATCGACGCCATCTGCCACGGCGCCCGCACCGGCGAGGTCGGCGACGGCAAGATCTTCGTCCAGCCGCTCGAACAGGTCGTGCGGATCCGCACCGGCGAGCGCGACAACGCCGCCCTGACCCCCGTCACCGAGACCCGCCTCACCCCCACAGGAGTGAACCCATGA
- a CDS encoding ammonium transporter, with protein sequence MTHLRKTLPLALMLGGAALAQTEAPKLDTGDTAWMIVASALVLLMTPGLAFFYGGLSRTQSVLNTMMMSVVCIGLVGVLWLLGGYSIAFAPGGNAFFSGLSNFGFGGLAGQLTGTIPSYIFAAFQAMFAIIAVALISGAVIERMRFGAFVLFGGLWSLLIYAPLAHWVWNADGWLFKMGALDFAGGTVIHIAAGVSGLVAASVLGARIGFPKTAHVPHNVPFVLLGAGLLWFGWMGFNAGSALAANQTAALAFMTTLIAPAAAMLTWLGLESVRTGKPTAVGAATGLVVGLVAITPACAFVSPLASVLVGVLGAAASFAAVQLKTRMKADDALDVFACHGVAGIVGALLTGALAWTTGAGKPVGEQMVIQIIGVAAAVAWTGLGSFILLKLVGLVMPLRVPVSQEIAGIDVSAHSEQGYSDSETGLGAPVFVGGD encoded by the coding sequence ATGACCCACCTCCGCAAGACCCTTCCGCTGGCCCTGATGCTGGGCGGCGCGGCCCTCGCGCAGACCGAGGCGCCCAAACTCGACACCGGCGACACCGCCTGGATGATCGTCGCCTCCGCGCTGGTCCTCCTCATGACCCCCGGCCTCGCCTTCTTCTACGGCGGCCTGAGCCGCACCCAGAGCGTCCTGAACACCATGATGATGAGCGTCGTGTGCATCGGGCTGGTCGGCGTGCTGTGGCTGCTCGGTGGGTACTCCATCGCGTTCGCGCCCGGCGGGAACGCCTTCTTCAGCGGCCTGAGCAACTTCGGCTTTGGCGGCCTGGCCGGGCAGCTGACCGGGACCATCCCCAGCTACATCTTCGCGGCCTTCCAGGCGATGTTCGCGATCATCGCCGTCGCCCTGATCAGCGGTGCGGTCATCGAGCGCATGCGCTTCGGGGCCTTCGTGCTGTTCGGCGGTCTCTGGAGCCTGCTGATCTACGCCCCGCTGGCCCACTGGGTCTGGAACGCGGACGGCTGGCTGTTCAAGATGGGCGCGCTGGACTTCGCGGGCGGCACCGTCATCCACATCGCCGCCGGAGTCAGCGGACTGGTCGCCGCGTCCGTGCTGGGCGCCCGCATCGGCTTCCCCAAGACCGCGCACGTCCCCCACAACGTCCCCTTCGTGCTGCTAGGCGCGGGCCTGCTGTGGTTCGGCTGGATGGGCTTCAACGCGGGCAGCGCCCTGGCCGCCAACCAGACCGCCGCGCTGGCCTTCATGACCACCCTGATCGCCCCCGCCGCCGCGATGCTCACCTGGCTGGGCCTGGAAAGTGTGCGCACTGGCAAACCCACCGCCGTGGGCGCGGCCACCGGACTGGTCGTCGGTCTGGTCGCCATCACCCCCGCCTGCGCCTTCGTCTCCCCGCTGGCCTCGGTGCTGGTCGGCGTGCTGGGCGCCGCCGCGAGCTTCGCTGCCGTGCAGCTCAAGACCCGCATGAAGGCCGACGACGCGCTGGACGTCTTCGCCTGCCATGGCGTCGCCGGGATCGTCGGCGCGCTGCTGACCGGCGCGCTGGCCTGGACGACCGGAGCGGGCAAACCCGTCGGCGAGCAGATGGTCATCCAGATCATCGGAGTGGCCGCCGCCGTCGCCTGGACCGGGCTGGGCTCGTTCATCCTGCTGAAACTGGTCGGGCTGGTCATGCCGCTGCGCGTTCCCGTCAGCCAGGAGATCGCCGGGATCGACGTCAGCGCCCACAGCGAGCAGGGCTACTCCGACAGCGAGACCGGCCTGGGTGCCCCCGTCTTCGTCGGCGGCGACTGA
- a CDS encoding P-II family nitrogen regulator gives MKLVTAVVRPERVQQVKEALFQAGISGITLSRVSGHGGEQSVVEHYRGTRVMVEFHDKVEFRMVVSEPFVQAAIDAICKGARTGEVGDGKIFVQAMERVIRIRTGEEDTAALTPVTETKLSPDQP, from the coding sequence ATGAAACTGGTCACGGCCGTCGTCCGGCCCGAACGGGTCCAGCAGGTCAAGGAAGCCCTCTTTCAGGCGGGCATCAGCGGCATCACCCTCTCGCGCGTCAGCGGGCACGGCGGCGAACAGTCCGTCGTGGAGCACTACCGCGGCACCCGCGTCATGGTGGAATTCCACGACAAGGTCGAGTTCCGCATGGTCGTCAGCGAACCCTTCGTGCAGGCCGCCATCGACGCCATCTGCAAGGGCGCGCGGACCGGCGAGGTCGGCGACGGCAAGATCTTCGTGCAGGCCATGGAACGCGTGATCCGCATCCGGACCGGCGAGGAGGACACGGCCGCCCTGACGCCCGTCACCGAGACCAAACTCAGCCCGGACCAGCCCTGA